One Vampirovibrio chlorellavorus genomic window carries:
- the xseB gene encoding exodeoxyribonuclease VII small subunit — MAAKTPTFSESSQALEEIVERFRSESLPLEEALTLFKEGVGHIKVCQTQLNEARGKVEELVKTLQEDGESVTRPFEV; from the coding sequence ATGGCTGCCAAGACTCCCACATTCTCGGAATCCTCCCAGGCACTGGAAGAAATCGTGGAGCGCTTTCGCTCGGAATCGTTGCCTCTGGAAGAGGCCCTGACCTTGTTTAAGGAGGGGGTGGGCCACATTAAAGTGTGCCAGACCCAGTTGAACGAAGCCCGGGGCAAGGTGGAGGAACTGGTTAAAACCTTGCAGGAAGATGGGGAAAGCGTGACCCGTCCTTTTGAGGTCTAG
- the xseA gene encoding exodeoxyribonuclease VII large subunit: MPPRKAKTANISQQQLDFSNLLGTAGRETSAPEKSSYTVTEITALLEAAIEEHPVIGQSLVIQGEISNVKRSSRGHVYYTLKDEGASINGILWASTANRLTFDLKDGLEVYLTGRLEIYRPSGSYSIVGSKLEPVGVGALQLAFQQIKARLEAEGLFMEAYKQEIPEFPQRIGIVTSATGAVIHDMLRVIRRKNPMVDVLLHPVKVQGEGAAQEIAAAIRELNHPHYRLDTLIVGRGGGSFEDLFCFSEEPVVRAIFESQIPVVTGIGHEPDYSLADAAADYSASTPTAAADWAVPDLQAILEHQASLARELMESMAEVILYHEQTLDLNATRMVELHQSFLETCGHQLAQKKERLLSRFDMLFQKKEQGLAESVSVLNAYNPLTTLARGYGVASTAQGYVVRSIQQLKAGETFELRLADGNISAQVKQVQALESLTAPALP; encoded by the coding sequence ATGCCTCCCCGAAAGGCCAAAACAGCCAATATCAGTCAGCAGCAACTGGATTTTTCAAACCTGCTGGGGACTGCCGGGCGGGAAACTTCTGCCCCTGAAAAAAGCAGCTATACGGTCACTGAGATTACCGCCCTGCTGGAAGCAGCCATTGAGGAACACCCGGTCATTGGGCAGTCCCTGGTCATTCAGGGGGAAATCTCCAACGTCAAGCGCTCCTCCCGGGGGCATGTCTACTACACACTGAAAGACGAAGGGGCCTCCATCAACGGCATTTTATGGGCCAGCACGGCCAACCGGCTGACTTTCGATCTTAAAGACGGGCTGGAAGTCTACCTCACCGGGCGTCTGGAAATTTACCGCCCCAGTGGCAGCTACTCCATTGTGGGCAGCAAACTGGAACCGGTGGGCGTGGGCGCTTTGCAACTGGCCTTCCAGCAAATTAAAGCCCGGCTGGAAGCCGAGGGGCTTTTTATGGAAGCGTACAAGCAGGAAATTCCTGAATTTCCCCAACGCATCGGCATTGTCACTTCTGCCACCGGGGCGGTCATCCACGACATGCTGCGAGTCATTCGGCGTAAAAACCCCATGGTGGATGTCTTGCTGCATCCGGTCAAAGTGCAGGGGGAGGGGGCTGCTCAGGAAATCGCCGCGGCCATTCGGGAACTGAACCATCCCCATTACCGGCTGGATACCCTGATTGTGGGACGGGGCGGCGGCTCGTTTGAAGATTTATTCTGCTTTAGTGAAGAACCCGTGGTGCGGGCCATTTTTGAAAGCCAGATTCCAGTGGTCACGGGCATCGGGCACGAACCGGACTATTCACTCGCCGACGCCGCCGCGGATTATTCGGCCTCCACCCCCACGGCGGCTGCCGACTGGGCCGTGCCGGACTTGCAGGCCATTCTGGAGCATCAGGCCAGCCTGGCCCGTGAACTGATGGAATCCATGGCCGAGGTCATCTTGTATCACGAGCAAACCCTGGATTTAAACGCCACCCGCATGGTGGAATTGCACCAGAGTTTTCTGGAAACTTGCGGCCACCAGTTGGCGCAAAAGAAAGAACGTCTGTTATCCCGCTTTGATATGCTCTTCCAGAAGAAGGAACAGGGGTTGGCCGAATCGGTCTCGGTGCTGAATGCCTACAATCCCCTGACCACGCTGGCCCGGGGCTATGGGGTGGCCAGCACCGCTCAGGGCTATGTGGTTCGCTCCATTCAGCAGTTAAAAGCCGGTGAAACGTTTGAGCTACGGTTGGCCGATGGCAACATCTCCGCCCAGGTCAAGCAGGTACAAGCCCTGGAGTCGCTCACCGCCCCGGCGCTTCCCTAA
- a CDS encoding bifunctional nuclease family protein: MESLPLVELYVMGIALDTRTGTPIVVLNDQENRRALPIWIGTAEASAIIRQLEDIKSARPMTHDLLGNIVETLGFSITKIEINDINSDTYFASVYLSNGEGTQHIIDARPSDAIALALKAKVQIFATANVMAEGTISTDQERDEAEAEAFKNFLSNLKASDFKFEGEIESDQ, encoded by the coding sequence TTGGAGAGTTTACCGCTAGTTGAACTGTATGTGATGGGCATCGCCCTGGATACAAGAACGGGAACACCGATTGTGGTGTTAAACGATCAGGAAAACCGTCGCGCCTTGCCCATCTGGATTGGTACTGCCGAAGCCAGCGCCATTATCCGCCAGCTGGAAGATATCAAGTCTGCCCGACCCATGACCCACGATTTGCTGGGAAACATCGTAGAAACCCTGGGCTTCAGCATCACCAAAATTGAAATCAACGACATCAACTCAGACACTTACTTCGCCAGTGTTTATCTCAGCAACGGGGAAGGGACACAACACATCATCGACGCCCGACCGTCGGACGCCATCGCCCTGGCCTTGAAAGCCAAGGTGCAAATTTTCGCCACGGCCAACGTGATGGCCGAAGGCACCATCTCCACCGATCAGGAACGGGATGAGGCAGAGGCGGAGGCATTTAAAAACTTCTTATCCAATTTAAAAGCATCCGACTTCAAGTTTGAAGGGGAAATTGAGTCCGATCAGTAA
- the lepB gene encoding signal peptidase I has translation MDTVRYSEDVKDAIHLAGKLAKKAGLSKPSDRVYFQALLMTHRPFNRLDSVLKELQASPRAIGKVLKQTPVSASPPSSAESLLATAETLAKASTPTAGSKTALVDVEHWLKAACISSDAALMQVVKQFQISPEKIDASLIRVKQKQGRNTALFLAKELIEVVVFVLFFLIVIKSFIGELRLIPSESMLPGLQVNDRLVIERVTRWKRPYQRGDVLVFYPPMSQLKKDPVSLFLRWTGFSGLLYKKDDYIDVAYIKRLIGLPGDTVEVVPGQGVWVNGKKLDEPYINEVAATCTLVKPEPYCGPVKIPAGQYYMMGDNRNQSLDSRYWGFARDERVIGRAVFRIWPLNRVGTLPPAPYQVEP, from the coding sequence TTGGACACCGTTCGCTATTCCGAAGATGTAAAAGACGCCATTCATCTGGCGGGCAAACTGGCCAAAAAGGCAGGACTCTCCAAGCCCAGCGACCGTGTGTACTTTCAGGCTCTGCTGATGACCCATCGTCCGTTTAACCGGCTGGACAGCGTACTGAAAGAACTGCAGGCCTCCCCCCGGGCAATCGGCAAAGTCCTGAAGCAAACCCCGGTATCGGCCTCCCCGCCTTCCTCCGCGGAAAGTTTACTGGCCACCGCCGAGACACTGGCCAAAGCCAGCACCCCCACGGCTGGGTCCAAAACGGCCCTGGTGGATGTGGAGCATTGGCTGAAAGCGGCTTGTATATCCAGCGATGCGGCCCTGATGCAGGTCGTTAAACAATTTCAGATTTCCCCAGAAAAAATTGATGCCAGCTTAATCCGGGTCAAGCAAAAACAGGGACGCAACACGGCCCTCTTTTTAGCCAAAGAGCTGATAGAGGTGGTTGTCTTTGTCCTGTTTTTCCTGATTGTGATTAAAAGTTTTATCGGCGAACTGCGACTGATTCCCTCGGAATCGATGCTGCCGGGCCTGCAGGTGAACGATCGGCTGGTGATTGAGCGGGTCACCCGATGGAAGCGGCCTTACCAACGGGGGGATGTTCTGGTGTTCTACCCGCCCATGAGTCAGCTGAAAAAGGATCCGGTGAGTTTGTTTCTGCGCTGGACGGGGTTTTCCGGTCTGCTTTATAAAAAAGATGACTACATTGACGTGGCCTATATCAAACGCTTGATCGGCTTGCCCGGCGATACGGTGGAAGTGGTTCCCGGACAAGGGGTCTGGGTCAACGGTAAAAAGCTGGACGAACCCTACATCAATGAGGTTGCCGCCACCTGCACCCTGGTCAAACCGGAGCCTTACTGCGGCCCGGTTAAAATCCCCGCCGGACAGTACTACATGATGGGCGACAACCGGAATCAGAGTCTGGATAGTCGCTATTGGGGATTTGCCCGGGATGAACGGGTGATTGGTCGGGCTGTTTTCCGGATTTGGCCGCTGAATCGGGTGGGAACCTTACCGCCTGCCCCCTACCAGGTGGAACCATAG
- a CDS encoding GGDEF domain-containing response regulator, with product MNVFSESHSNPEQLNEPARQGKPLILIIHQDELVVNACRLALEKHGYDIDYAQDGTEGIQKVYRLIPDMILAGSTTPELNGYQICRLVKNDPVMRKIPILLIAEQTLKMDRFWGMKAGADDFLGKDELEARLLQKTQMVLEIYDRMNIQEKTLLKASNTQHPFNIRTRLNQILDTSLVESMLMVEFRSLSDLVHDADLMNYMFFSLLESILEYDAAAIFYNDTDKGPRILTFHLPEGEKQPTEKIEQLMETFFERFKTQGLSPALLELQESQVIGQLDDEAAATHYETVYVKDFYLDATLIGAVAFYAKQKVDYSKIFPVHLVEDEIRLLMKLRHLYSQAQMWAITDSLTGLFNHKHFMSVLQREFKSAKRYEQSMALAMIGLDGFREMNEEWGHACGDQALQHVSRILEESFRGIDFLARYSSKSLAVLLPQTAREQAYVALERFRARVEKSSMIWQDNTMPLKVCAGVVPLSERHTSVSALVRTAENALSAARRRGGNCIEISTD from the coding sequence GTGAACGTGTTCTCAGAGAGTCATAGTAATCCAGAACAGCTCAATGAGCCCGCCCGGCAAGGCAAGCCACTCATTCTGATTATCCATCAGGATGAACTGGTGGTGAACGCCTGTCGTCTGGCCCTGGAAAAGCATGGTTACGACATTGACTACGCCCAGGACGGCACCGAGGGGATCCAGAAAGTCTATCGACTGATTCCGGATATGATTTTGGCCGGTAGCACCACCCCGGAACTGAACGGCTACCAGATTTGCCGACTGGTCAAGAACGATCCGGTCATGCGCAAGATTCCCATTCTGCTGATTGCCGAGCAAACGCTGAAGATGGATCGCTTTTGGGGCATGAAGGCCGGGGCCGATGACTTTTTGGGAAAAGATGAATTAGAAGCCCGGTTGCTACAAAAGACCCAGATGGTTCTGGAAATTTATGACCGCATGAATATCCAGGAAAAAACACTGCTAAAGGCCAGCAACACCCAACATCCGTTCAATATCCGTACCCGTCTGAACCAGATTTTGGACACCTCGCTGGTTGAGTCCATGCTGATGGTGGAATTTCGCAGTCTGTCCGATCTGGTGCATGACGCCGATTTGATGAACTACATGTTCTTCAGCCTGCTGGAAAGCATTCTGGAATACGACGCGGCGGCCATTTTCTACAACGACACCGACAAAGGGCCCCGCATTCTGACCTTTCATTTGCCGGAAGGAGAAAAGCAGCCCACGGAAAAGATTGAGCAGCTGATGGAAACGTTTTTTGAGCGCTTTAAGACGCAGGGCTTGTCCCCTGCCCTGCTGGAGCTTCAGGAATCGCAAGTCATCGGGCAGCTGGATGACGAAGCGGCCGCCACCCATTACGAAACGGTTTATGTGAAAGATTTTTACCTGGATGCCACCCTGATTGGGGCCGTGGCCTTTTATGCCAAGCAAAAGGTGGATTACAGCAAAATTTTCCCGGTTCATTTGGTGGAAGACGAGATCCGGCTGCTGATGAAACTTCGCCATCTCTACTCACAGGCGCAAATGTGGGCGATTACGGACAGCCTGACGGGTCTGTTCAACCACAAGCACTTTATGAGCGTGCTGCAAAGAGAGTTCAAATCGGCCAAACGCTATGAACAGAGCATGGCCCTGGCCATGATTGGTCTGGATGGCTTTCGGGAAATGAACGAGGAGTGGGGGCATGCGTGCGGGGATCAAGCCTTGCAGCACGTTTCCCGCATTCTGGAAGAGAGTTTTCGGGGCATAGATTTTCTGGCCCGCTACAGTAGTAAAAGTCTGGCCGTTTTACTGCCACAAACCGCCCGGGAGCAAGCCTATGTAGCTTTGGAACGGTTTCGGGCCCGGGTTGAGAAATCATCCATGATCTGGCAGGACAACACCATGCCCCTGAAGGTGTGCGCCGGGGTAGTGCCCCTGAGCGAGCGACACACCTCGGTCTCCGCTCTGGTTCGCACCGCCGAGAATGCCCTCAGTGCCGCACGTCGTCGGGGTGGAAATTGCATTGAGATTTCAACCGACTGA